Proteins from a single region of Streptomyces sp. Tu 3180:
- a CDS encoding metallopeptidase family protein: protein MLEMTREMFEELVAEALDRIPPELTRLMDNVAVFVEDEPPADDPELLGLYEGTPLTERGEWYAGVLPDRITIYRGPTLRMCESREDVVAETEITVVHEIAHHFGIDDARLHALGYG, encoded by the coding sequence GTGCTGGAGATGACGCGCGAGATGTTCGAGGAACTGGTCGCCGAGGCGCTGGACCGGATCCCGCCGGAGCTGACGCGGTTGATGGACAACGTGGCGGTGTTCGTGGAGGACGAGCCGCCGGCGGACGATCCGGAACTGCTCGGGTTGTACGAGGGGACTCCGCTGACGGAGCGGGGCGAGTGGTACGCGGGGGTGCTGCCGGACCGGATCACGATCTACCGGGGGCCGACGCTGCGGATGTGCGAGTCGCGGGAGGACGTGGTCGCGGAGACGGAGATCACGGTGGTGCACGAGATCGCGCATCACTTCGGGATCGACGACGCCCGGCTGCACGCTCTCGGCTACGGATAG
- a CDS encoding DEAD/DEAH box helicase yields MPIASTDHVVVPENTEDTDTTASTAPETTFADLGLPEGVVRKLAQNGVTTPFPIQAATIPDALAGKDILGRGRTGSGKTLSFGLPTLATLAGGRTEKHKPRAVILTPTRELAMQVADALQPYGDVLGLKMKVVCGGTSMGNQIYALERGVDILVATPGRLRDIINRGACSLENVEIAVLDEADQMSDLGFLPEVTELLDQVPAGGQRMLFSATMENEIKTLVDRYLNEPVSHEVDAAQGAVTTMSHHILVVKPKDKAPVTAAIASRKGRTIIFVRTQLGADRVAEQLRDAGVKADALHGGMTQGARTRTLADFKDGYVNVLVATDVAARGIHVDGIDLVLNVDPAGDHKDYLHRAGRTARAGRTGTVVSLSLPHQRRQIFRLMEDAGVDATRHIIQGGAAFDPEVAEITGARSMTEVQAESAGNAAQQAEREVAQLTKELERAQRRAAELRDEADRLLARVARERGEDPEAVVAEAAAAVQAEAEVSLPEQPSARDVERAERAERAEAPAPYERRERRDDRGDRGGFRRDDRGDRGERGGRSFERRDDRGGFNRDRGDRGGFRRDDRGGFDRDRDRGGRSFERRDGDRGGFRRDDQGDRGGFRRDDRGDRGNFRRDDRGDRGGFRRDERGGFDRDRDRGGRSFERRDGDRGGFRRDDRGDRGTFRRDERGGHRGSDRPFNRDRQGDRPGFRTGGHDRPYGRRDDHRGGGSFGRREDKPRWKRNG; encoded by the coding sequence ATGCCCATCGCCAGTACTGATCACGTCGTCGTGCCCGAGAACACCGAGGACACCGACACCACCGCCTCCACCGCCCCCGAGACCACCTTCGCCGACCTCGGCCTCCCCGAGGGCGTCGTGCGCAAGCTCGCGCAGAACGGCGTGACCACCCCCTTCCCGATCCAGGCCGCGACCATCCCGGACGCCCTGGCCGGCAAGGACATCCTCGGCCGGGGCCGCACCGGCTCCGGCAAGACCCTCTCCTTCGGTCTGCCGACGCTGGCCACGCTGGCCGGCGGCCGCACCGAGAAGCACAAGCCGCGCGCCGTCATCCTGACCCCGACGCGTGAGCTCGCCATGCAGGTCGCCGACGCGCTCCAGCCGTACGGCGACGTCCTCGGCCTGAAGATGAAGGTCGTCTGCGGCGGCACGTCCATGGGCAACCAGATCTACGCCCTCGAGCGCGGCGTCGACATCCTGGTCGCCACGCCGGGCCGGCTGCGCGACATCATCAACCGCGGCGCGTGCTCCCTGGAGAACGTGGAGATCGCGGTCCTCGACGAGGCCGACCAGATGTCCGACCTGGGCTTCCTGCCCGAGGTCACGGAACTGCTGGACCAGGTCCCGGCGGGCGGTCAGCGGATGCTGTTCTCCGCGACCATGGAGAACGAGATCAAGACCCTCGTCGACCGGTACCTGAACGAGCCGGTCTCGCACGAGGTGGACGCGGCGCAGGGCGCGGTGACGACCATGTCGCACCACATCCTGGTCGTGAAGCCCAAGGACAAGGCGCCGGTCACCGCGGCCATCGCCTCCCGCAAGGGCCGCACCATCATCTTCGTCCGCACCCAGCTGGGCGCCGACCGCGTCGCCGAGCAGCTGCGGGACGCCGGGGTGAAGGCCGACGCGCTGCACGGCGGCATGACCCAGGGCGCCCGGACCCGGACGCTGGCGGACTTCAAGGACGGGTACGTGAACGTCCTGGTGGCGACGGACGTCGCGGCCCGCGGCATCCACGTCGACGGCATCGACCTCGTCCTGAACGTCGACCCGGCCGGCGACCACAAGGACTACCTGCACCGGGCGGGCCGTACGGCGCGCGCCGGGCGCACGGGCACGGTCGTGTCCCTGTCCCTGCCGCACCAGCGGCGCCAGATCTTCCGGCTGATGGAGGACGCGGGCGTCGACGCGACGCGCCACATCATCCAGGGCGGCGCGGCCTTCGACCCGGAGGTCGCCGAGATCACCGGCGCCCGGTCGATGACCGAGGTGCAGGCCGAGTCCGCGGGCAACGCGGCGCAGCAGGCCGAGCGCGAGGTCGCCCAGCTCACCAAGGAGCTGGAGCGGGCGCAGCGCCGGGCGGCCGAGCTGCGGGACGAGGCGGACCGGCTGCTGGCCCGGGTGGCGCGCGAGCGGGGCGAGGACCCCGAGGCGGTGGTGGCCGAGGCGGCCGCCGCGGTGCAGGCCGAGGCGGAGGTCTCGCTGCCGGAGCAGCCGTCCGCACGGGACGTCGAGCGGGCCGAGCGCGCGGAGCGTGCGGAGGCGCCGGCGCCGTACGAGCGGCGTGAGCGCCGGGACGACCGGGGCGACCGCGGCGGTTTCCGCCGGGACGACCGGGGTGACCGGGGCGAGCGCGGTGGGCGTTCCTTCGAGCGCCGTGACGACCGGGGCGGCTTCAACCGCGACCGGGGTGACCGGGGCGGTTTCCGCCGTGACGACCGGGGCGGCTTCGACCGTGACCGTGACCGCGGCGGGCGTTCCTTCGAGCGCCGTGACGGCGACCGCGGCGGTTTCCGTCGCGACGACCAGGGCGACCGCGGCGGTTTCCGCCGGGACGACCGGGGCGACCGCGGGAACTTCCGCCGTGACGACCGGGGCGACCGGGGTGGCTTCCGCCGTGACGAGCGGGGCGGCTTCGACCGTGACCGTGACCGCGGCGGGCGTTCCTTCGAGCGCCGTGACGGCGACCGCGGCGGTTTCCGTCGCGACGACCGGGGTGACCGCGGGACCTTCCGCCGCGACGAGCGCGGCGGCCACCGGGGCAGCGACCGTCCCTTCAACCGTGACCGTCAGGGCGACCGCCCGGGCTTCCGCACCGGCGGCCACGACCGCCCGTACGGCCGTCGTGACGACCACCGGGGCGGCGGCTCCTTCGGCCGCCGCGAGGACAAGCCGCGCTGGAAGCGCAACGGCTGA
- a CDS encoding metallophosphoesterase, which produces MARVPSAVMNVRHRLRRGPRALTRRHRTHRSTPATPALAPRPRPLVRALGLVTVVVLGAWLGLLVVGNVRVPVGPMDTTMTLRPSLTGGTKINVSPLGALQLDSHTAPVRLDVNVDQLDPDRSQALVDHPERLSGLQDEVTRDIAHGTADLAVRSGVAVVTGATALGLAVYRRPRRALAAGGLALALLAASGGTAYATWNPDSVLEPKFSGLLSSAPSLVGNARSIVTEFDVYQKELARLVTNVTKLYDATSTLPAYQPDPTTIRVLHVSDIHLNPASWKIIASLVEQYRVDVIVDSGDTMDHGTAAENGFLDPIEDLGAPYVWVRGNHDSLVTQRYLERMRNVHVLDDGRATTIAGLRFAGIGDPQFTPDRSKTSGAEQSQELAGARLASALRDQRAAGTPVDVAIAHEPSAAREADGTVPLVLAGHLHHEETEVMKYGTRLRIEGSTGGSGLRAVEGEYPDPIETSILYFDRDTRRLQAWDSIELGGLGLTTAEVSRHLPRENQPGATPSPSPSTATPSTTSP; this is translated from the coding sequence ATGGCCCGCGTCCCCTCCGCAGTCATGAACGTCCGGCACCGTCTTCGAAGGGGCCCGCGCGCCCTCACCCGCCGCCACCGCACGCACCGCTCCACCCCCGCGACGCCCGCCCTCGCCCCACGGCCCCGCCCCCTGGTCCGCGCCCTCGGACTGGTCACCGTGGTCGTGCTCGGCGCCTGGCTCGGCCTCCTCGTCGTCGGCAACGTCCGGGTCCCCGTCGGTCCCATGGACACCACCATGACCCTGCGTCCCTCCCTCACCGGCGGCACCAAAATCAACGTCTCTCCCCTGGGCGCCCTCCAACTGGACAGCCACACCGCCCCGGTCCGCCTGGACGTCAACGTCGACCAGCTCGACCCCGACCGCTCCCAGGCCCTCGTGGACCACCCCGAACGGCTCTCCGGCCTCCAGGACGAGGTCACCCGGGACATCGCCCACGGCACCGCCGACCTCGCCGTGCGCTCCGGGGTCGCCGTCGTCACCGGCGCCACCGCGCTCGGCCTCGCCGTCTACCGCCGTCCCCGCCGCGCGCTCGCCGCCGGCGGCCTCGCCCTCGCCCTCCTGGCCGCGTCCGGCGGCACCGCCTACGCCACCTGGAACCCGGACTCGGTCCTGGAGCCCAAGTTCTCCGGCCTGCTCTCCTCCGCCCCCTCGCTCGTCGGCAACGCCCGCAGCATCGTCACCGAGTTCGACGTCTACCAGAAGGAGCTGGCCCGCCTCGTCACCAACGTGACCAAGCTCTACGACGCCACCTCCACCCTCCCCGCCTACCAGCCCGACCCGACCACCATCCGCGTCCTGCACGTCTCGGACATCCACCTCAACCCGGCCAGCTGGAAGATCATCGCCTCGCTGGTGGAGCAGTACCGGGTGGACGTGATCGTCGACTCCGGCGACACCATGGACCACGGCACGGCCGCCGAGAACGGCTTCCTGGACCCCATCGAGGACCTCGGCGCCCCCTACGTCTGGGTCCGCGGCAACCACGACTCCCTCGTCACCCAGCGCTACCTCGAGCGCATGAGGAACGTCCACGTCCTGGACGACGGCCGGGCCACCACCATCGCCGGCCTGCGCTTCGCCGGCATCGGCGACCCGCAGTTCACCCCCGACCGCTCCAAGACGTCCGGAGCCGAGCAGTCCCAGGAACTCGCGGGCGCCCGCCTCGCCTCCGCCCTGCGCGACCAGCGCGCCGCCGGCACCCCGGTGGACGTGGCCATCGCCCACGAGCCCTCCGCGGCCCGCGAGGCCGACGGCACCGTCCCCCTGGTCCTGGCCGGCCACCTCCACCACGAGGAGACCGAGGTCATGAAGTACGGCACCCGCCTCCGCATCGAGGGCTCCACCGGCGGCAGCGGCCTGCGCGCCGTCGAGGGCGAATACCCCGACCCGATCGAGACCTCGATCCTCTACTTCGACCGCGACACCCGCCGCCTCCAGGCCTGGGACTCCATCGAGCTCGGCGGCCTGGGCCTGACGACGGCTGAGGTCAGCCGCCACCTCCCCAGGGAGAACCAGCCCGGCGCGACCCCCTCCCCGAGCCCTTCCACGGCCACCCCCTCGACGACCTCTCCGTAA
- a CDS encoding DUF1918 domain-containing protein has translation MHAGKGDRLVVHGRVVGQQDHVVEIVEVLGPDGAPPYRVRSENGHETIMSPGPDSVVDHRRAGDQG, from the coding sequence ATGCATGCCGGTAAAGGCGACAGGCTCGTCGTCCACGGACGTGTTGTCGGGCAGCAGGACCATGTGGTGGAGATCGTCGAAGTTCTCGGGCCGGACGGGGCGCCGCCGTACAGGGTGAGGTCGGAGAACGGCCACGAGACGATCATGTCCCCGGGGCCGGACTCCGTCGTCGACCATCGCAGGGCCGGCGACCAGGGCTAG
- a CDS encoding dihydrofolate reductase family protein, protein MPHPYVLLSAAVSLDGYLDDTGPERLLLSGPADFDRVDEVRASVDAILVGAGTIRADNPRLLVNSPERRAARVAEGRPEYPLKVTVSGSGDLDPAALFWHTGGEKVLYTTDGGAERAHAHGLAADVVPLGPEVDWRRLLEHLHAVRGVRRLMVEGGGLIHTQLLTQGLADELQLVLAPLFVGDPDAPRLFGPGSYQGGRLRLLETRAVGDVVLTRYEPTAPGTGAVPSAADHHWLALACDLADRCPPSRTAFSVGAVVVAADGTELARGHSREGGDPVVHAEEAALAKADPTDPRLATATVYSSLEPCARRASRPAPCARLILDAGVRRVVTAWREPDTFVPGADGSGVLADGGATVVVLPEHEERAQAPNGHLIGR, encoded by the coding sequence ATGCCCCACCCGTACGTCCTGCTGTCCGCCGCCGTCTCCCTGGACGGCTACCTGGACGACACCGGCCCCGAGCGGCTGCTGCTGTCCGGCCCGGCCGACTTCGACCGGGTCGACGAGGTGCGGGCGTCGGTGGACGCGATCCTGGTCGGCGCCGGCACGATCCGTGCCGACAATCCGCGCCTGCTGGTCAACTCGCCCGAGCGGCGGGCCGCCCGGGTCGCCGAGGGCCGGCCCGAGTATCCGCTCAAGGTCACCGTCAGCGGCTCCGGCGACCTGGACCCGGCGGCGCTGTTCTGGCACACGGGGGGCGAGAAGGTCCTCTACACGACCGACGGGGGCGCCGAGCGGGCCCACGCCCACGGTCTCGCGGCCGATGTCGTCCCGCTCGGCCCCGAGGTCGACTGGCGGCGGCTCCTGGAGCACCTGCACGCCGTGCGCGGGGTCCGGCGGCTCATGGTCGAGGGCGGCGGCCTGATCCACACCCAGCTCCTCACCCAGGGCCTCGCCGACGAGCTCCAGCTGGTCCTCGCCCCGCTCTTCGTCGGCGACCCGGACGCCCCCCGCCTCTTCGGCCCCGGCTCCTACCAGGGCGGCCGGCTGCGGCTGCTCGAGACCCGCGCCGTCGGCGACGTCGTCCTGACGCGTTACGAGCCCACCGCACCCGGCACCGGTGCGGTGCCCTCCGCCGCCGACCACCACTGGCTGGCCCTCGCCTGCGACCTCGCGGACCGGTGCCCGCCGTCCCGGACGGCGTTCAGCGTGGGCGCGGTGGTGGTCGCGGCCGACGGTACGGAACTGGCGCGGGGGCACTCCCGGGAGGGCGGGGACCCGGTGGTGCACGCGGAGGAGGCGGCGCTCGCCAAGGCCGACCCCACGGACCCCCGGCTCGCGACCGCCACCGTGTACTCCAGCCTGGAGCCCTGCGCCCGGCGCGCGTCCCGGCCGGCGCCCTGTGCCCGGCTGATCCTGGACGCGGGGGTGCGGCGGGTGGTCACGGCCTGGCGCGAGCCGGACACCTTCGTGCCGGGCGCCGACGGCAGCGGAGTGCTGGCGGACGGGGGCGCCACCGTCGTCGTGCTGCCGGAGCACGAGGAGCGGGCCCAGGCGCCGAACGGCCATCTGATCGGCCGCTGA
- a CDS encoding M23 family metallopeptidase, with the protein MASNRPAPEAPFMPSQRDGDTFVYGGVRGEEGPFEEWNPTAESVRPVRGRHRVAKQRGGGLARSSTVLGVGVIAAVGAGGMATAQTGKPPVSISMPDLPNVGSLISDEEEPAGSATPLSSIGATADDTGQGTADAGEALRARIMAQVEQQQDQAESKAAAEAAAAAEKAAAEAAAKAEKEAEAKAEAAKKKAEEEARKKAEAERLAELAKQYALPTSSYTLSSTFGQAGAYWSSGYHTGLDFAAPTGTLIKAVHTGTITSAGWDGSYGYKTVLTLEDGTEIWYAHQSSISVSVGQKVNTGDVIGRVGSTGNSTGAHLHLEVHPGGSSSGVDPLAWLRDKGLTP; encoded by the coding sequence GTGGCGTCCAACCGGCCTGCCCCCGAGGCCCCCTTCATGCCGAGCCAGCGCGACGGCGACACCTTCGTCTACGGCGGTGTCCGCGGCGAGGAGGGCCCCTTCGAGGAGTGGAACCCCACCGCGGAGTCCGTCCGCCCGGTACGCGGCCGGCACCGCGTCGCCAAGCAGCGCGGCGGAGGACTCGCCCGCAGCTCCACGGTCCTGGGCGTCGGTGTCATCGCCGCGGTGGGCGCGGGCGGCATGGCCACCGCCCAGACCGGCAAGCCGCCGGTCTCGATCTCCATGCCCGACCTGCCCAACGTGGGTTCCCTCATCTCCGACGAGGAGGAGCCCGCCGGTTCCGCCACGCCGCTCAGCAGCATCGGCGCGACCGCCGACGACACCGGGCAGGGCACCGCCGACGCCGGTGAGGCGCTGCGCGCCCGGATCATGGCGCAGGTCGAGCAGCAGCAGGACCAGGCCGAGAGCAAGGCCGCGGCGGAAGCCGCCGCGGCGGCCGAGAAGGCGGCCGCCGAGGCCGCCGCCAAGGCGGAGAAGGAGGCCGAGGCGAAGGCCGAGGCCGCGAAGAAGAAGGCGGAGGAGGAGGCCAGGAAGAAGGCCGAGGCCGAGCGCCTCGCCGAGCTGGCCAAGCAGTACGCGCTGCCGACCTCCTCGTACACCCTCAGCTCGACCTTCGGCCAGGCCGGCGCCTACTGGTCCTCCGGCTACCACACCGGCCTCGACTTCGCCGCGCCCACGGGCACGCTGATCAAGGCGGTCCACACCGGCACGATCACCTCCGCCGGCTGGGACGGCTCCTACGGCTACAAGACCGTGCTGACCCTCGAGGACGGCACCGAGATCTGGTACGCCCACCAGTCCTCCATCAGCGTCAGCGTCGGCCAGAAGGTCAACACCGGCGATGTGATCGGACGCGTCGGCTCCACCGGCAACTCCACCGGGGCCCACCTCCACCTGGAGGTCCACCCGGGCGGCTCCTCCTCGGGCGTCGACCCGCTGGCGTGGCTGCGCGACAAGGGCCTCACCCCCTGA
- the hrpA gene encoding ATP-dependent RNA helicase HrpA, with protein MSTHPAPAPALGALASRLAELSLRDAHRLGRRLEGARKIRKPEARAAVLAEIETEVARAEERMAERRVRVPEIRYPEQLPVSQKKDAIAEAIRDHQVVIVAGETGSGKTTQIPKICLELGRGVRGMIGHTQPRRIAARTVAERVAEELETPLGEAVGWKVRFTDQVNPDATFIKLMTDGILLAEIQTDRELRAYDTIIIDEAHERSLNIDFLLGYLAQLLPKRPDLKVVITSATIDPERFSRHFGDAPIIEVSGRTYPVEVRYRPLLEEDSDDADRDQITAITDAVEELMAEGPGDILVFLSGEREIRDTADALTKKQYRFTEVLPLYARLSHAEQHRVFQRHSGRRIVLATNVAETSLTVPGIKYVIDPGFARISRYSHRTKVQRLPIEPISQASANQRKGRCGRTSDGICIRLYSEEDFLARPEFTDAEILRTNLASVILQMTAAGLGDIEKFPFIDPPDHRNIRDGVQLLQELGALDATQKDPRKRLTETGRKLAQLPVDPRLARMVLEADRNGCVREVMVIAAALSIQDPRERPADKQTQADQQHARFRDESSDFLAYLNLWRYVREQQKERGSSSFRRMCKQEYLNFLRIREWQDIYTQLRTVAKQMGIHLDEQDAPADRIHVSLLAGLLSHIGMKDVKESKDSGPGGRKDGGRNEYLGARNAKFAIFPGSALFKKPPRFVMSAELVETSRLWARVNAKIEPEWVEPLAEHLLKRTYSEPHWEKDQAAVMAYEKVTLYGVPIVAQRKVNYGRIDPEVSRELFIRNALVEGDWRTHHKFFADNRKLLTEVEELEHRARRRDILVDDETLFDFYDQRIPQHVVSGAHFDSWWKRKRHEQPDFLDFEREMLIRESAEAVTKADYPDTWRQGPLKFRVTYQFEPGADADGVTVHIPLQVLNQVTDEGFDWQIPGLREEVVTELIRSLPKPIRRNYVPAPNYAKAFLEKAVPLQEPLTTTMARELKRMVGVPFEAEDFDWSKVPDHLKITFRIVDERRRKLAEDKDLEALKLRLKPKARKALSQAAAATAERRGGESLERGGLTGWTIGTLTRVFETRRAGQPVKAYPALVDDGNAVSVRLFDTEAEQAEAMWKGTRRLILLGIPVNPAKFASEKLSNAQKLALSANPHGSVQALFDDCATAAADKLIADFGGPVWDEESYRKLYDKVRAEIVDTTVRAVGQVQQVLAAWQACERRLKAVRSPALLPNLRDVREQLDALVKPGFVTEAGLRRLPDLMRYLVAADRRLQQMPTGVQRDTTRMEKVHEMRDEYAWLLEQMPQGRPVPQQVRDIRWMIEELRVSYFAHALGTAYPVSDKRIVKAIDAALP; from the coding sequence ATGTCCACACATCCCGCCCCCGCCCCCGCCCTCGGCGCCCTCGCCTCCCGCCTGGCCGAACTGTCGCTGCGCGACGCGCACCGGCTCGGGCGCAGGCTGGAGGGTGCGCGCAAGATCCGCAAGCCGGAGGCCCGGGCCGCCGTGCTCGCCGAGATCGAGACGGAGGTCGCCCGGGCCGAGGAACGGATGGCCGAGCGGCGTGTCCGCGTGCCGGAGATCCGCTACCCCGAGCAGCTTCCGGTCAGCCAGAAGAAGGACGCGATCGCCGAGGCCATCCGCGATCACCAGGTGGTGATCGTCGCGGGTGAGACCGGCTCCGGCAAGACCACGCAGATCCCGAAGATCTGCCTGGAGCTGGGCCGGGGGGTGCGGGGCATGATCGGGCACACCCAGCCCCGCCGGATCGCCGCCCGTACGGTGGCCGAGCGGGTGGCGGAGGAGCTGGAGACGCCGCTGGGCGAGGCGGTCGGCTGGAAGGTCCGCTTCACCGACCAGGTGAACCCGGACGCCACCTTCATCAAGCTGATGACCGACGGCATCCTGCTCGCCGAGATCCAGACCGACCGCGAGCTGCGCGCCTACGACACGATCATCATCGACGAGGCGCACGAGCGGTCCCTGAACATCGACTTCCTGCTCGGCTACCTGGCGCAGCTGCTGCCGAAGCGCCCGGACCTGAAGGTCGTCATCACCTCGGCGACGATCGACCCGGAGCGCTTCTCCCGGCACTTCGGCGACGCCCCGATCATCGAGGTGAGTGGTCGTACCTACCCGGTGGAGGTCCGGTACCGGCCGCTCCTGGAGGAGGACTCGGACGACGCCGACCGGGACCAGATCACCGCGATCACGGACGCCGTCGAGGAGCTGATGGCGGAGGGGCCCGGGGACATCCTGGTCTTCCTCTCCGGGGAGCGGGAGATCCGGGACACGGCGGACGCGCTGACGAAGAAGCAGTACCGGTTCACCGAGGTGCTGCCGTTGTACGCGCGGCTGTCGCACGCCGAGCAGCACCGGGTCTTCCAGCGGCACAGCGGCCGGCGGATCGTGCTGGCGACCAACGTCGCCGAGACCTCGCTGACGGTGCCGGGCATCAAGTACGTCATCGATCCCGGGTTCGCCCGCATCTCGCGCTACAGCCACCGCACCAAGGTGCAGCGCCTGCCGATCGAGCCGATCTCGCAGGCGAGCGCGAACCAGCGCAAGGGCCGCTGCGGGCGCACCTCGGACGGCATCTGCATCCGCCTCTACAGCGAGGAGGACTTCCTCGCGCGTCCGGAGTTCACGGACGCGGAGATCCTGCGGACGAACCTGGCCTCCGTCATCCTGCAGATGACCGCGGCCGGCCTGGGCGACATCGAGAAGTTCCCGTTCATCGACCCGCCGGACCACCGCAACATCCGCGACGGCGTGCAGCTGCTGCAGGAGCTGGGCGCGCTCGACGCGACCCAGAAGGACCCGCGCAAGCGGCTGACGGAGACGGGCCGGAAGCTGGCCCAGCTGCCGGTGGACCCGCGGCTGGCCCGCATGGTGCTGGAGGCGGACAGGAACGGCTGCGTGCGCGAGGTCATGGTCATCGCCGCGGCGCTGTCCATCCAGGACCCGCGGGAGCGGCCCGCCGACAAGCAGACGCAGGCCGACCAGCAGCACGCCCGCTTCCGGGACGAGTCGAGCGACTTCCTCGCCTACCTGAACCTGTGGCGCTACGTGCGGGAGCAGCAGAAGGAGCGCGGTTCGTCGTCGTTCCGGCGCATGTGCAAGCAGGAGTACCTGAACTTCCTGCGCATCCGCGAGTGGCAGGACATCTACACGCAACTGCGCACGGTCGCCAAGCAGATGGGGATCCACCTCGACGAACAGGACGCCCCCGCCGACCGCATCCACGTCTCCCTCCTGGCCGGTCTGCTGTCGCACATCGGCATGAAGGACGTGAAGGAGTCGAAGGACTCCGGACCGGGCGGCCGCAAGGACGGCGGCCGCAACGAGTACCTGGGTGCCCGCAACGCCAAGTTCGCGATCTTCCCGGGTTCGGCGCTGTTCAAGAAGCCCCCGCGCTTCGTGATGTCGGCCGAGCTCGTCGAGACGTCCCGGCTGTGGGCCCGGGTCAACGCGAAGATCGAGCCGGAGTGGGTCGAGCCGCTCGCCGAGCACCTCCTGAAGCGCACGTACAGCGAACCGCACTGGGAGAAGGACCAGGCCGCGGTGATGGCGTACGAGAAGGTCACGTTGTACGGCGTCCCGATCGTCGCGCAGCGCAAGGTGAACTACGGACGGATCGACCCGGAGGTCTCCCGGGAGCTCTTCATCCGCAACGCGCTGGTCGAGGGGGACTGGCGCACGCACCACAAGTTCTTCGCCGACAACCGCAAACTCCTCACCGAGGTCGAGGAGTTGGAGCACCGTGCCCGGCGCCGGGACATCCTGGTCGACGACGAGACCCTGTTCGACTTCTACGACCAGCGGATCCCGCAGCACGTGGTCTCGGGCGCCCACTTCGACTCGTGGTGGAAGCGCAAGCGGCACGAGCAGCCGGACTTCCTGGACTTCGAGCGGGAGATGCTGATCCGCGAGTCGGCGGAGGCGGTCACCAAGGCCGACTACCCCGACACGTGGCGGCAGGGCCCGCTGAAGTTCCGGGTCACGTACCAGTTCGAGCCGGGGGCGGACGCCGACGGCGTGACCGTCCACATCCCGCTCCAGGTGCTCAACCAGGTCACCGACGAGGGCTTCGACTGGCAGATCCCGGGCCTGCGGGAGGAGGTCGTCACGGAGCTGATCCGTTCGCTCCCCAAGCCGATCCGCCGCAACTACGTGCCGGCGCCGAACTACGCGAAGGCGTTCCTGGAGAAGGCGGTCCCGCTCCAGGAGCCGCTGACCACGACGATGGCGCGCGAGCTGAAACGCATGGTCGGTGTCCCCTTCGAGGCGGAGGACTTCGACTGGTCGAAGGTCCCCGACCACCTGAAGATCACTTTCCGGATCGTCGACGAGCGGCGCCGCAAGCTCGCCGAGGACAAGGACCTGGAGGCGCTGAAACTCCGGCTGAAGCCGAAGGCCCGCAAGGCCCTGTCGCAGGCGGCCGCCGCGACGGCGGAGCGCCGGGGCGGCGAGTCCCTGGAGCGCGGGGGCCTGACCGGGTGGACGATCGGCACGCTCACCCGCGTGTTCGAGACCCGTCGGGCCGGCCAGCCGGTGAAGGCGTACCCGGCGCTGGTGGACGACGGGAACGCGGTCTCCGTGCGCCTCTTCGACACGGAGGCCGAGCAGGCGGAGGCGATGTGGAAGGGCACGCGCCGGCTGATCCTGCTGGGGATCCCGGTGAACCCCGCGAAGTTCGCGTCCGAGAAGCTGTCGAACGCCCAGAAGCTCGCGCTGTCCGCGAATCCGCACGGTTCCGTCCAGGCCCTGTTCGACGACTGCGCGACGGCCGCGGCGGACAAGCTGATCGCGGACTTCGGCGGACCGGTGTGGGACGAGGAGTCGTACCGGAAGCTGTACGACAAGGTGCGCGCGGAGATCGTCGACACCACCGTCCGCGCGGTGGGCCAGGTGCAGCAGGTGCTGGCCGCCTGGCAGGCCTGTGAGCGCCGTCTGAAGGCCGTGCGCAGCCCTGCGCTGCTGCCGAACCTGCGGGACGTCCGGGAGCAGCTGGACGCGCTGGTGAAGCCGGGCTTCGTGACGGAGGCGGGGCTGCGGCGGCTGCCCGACCTGATGCGCTACCTGGTCGCCGCCGACCGTCGCCTCCAGCAGATGCCGACCGGCGTGCAGCGGGACACCACCCGCATGGAGAAGGTCCACGAGATGCGGGACGAGTACGCCTGGCTGCTGGAGCAGATGCCGCAAGGCCGGCCGGTCCCCCAGCAGGTGCGGGACATCCGCTGGATGATCGAGGAGCTCCGGGTCAGCTACTTCGCCCACGCGCTGGGGACGGCGTACCCCGTCTCCGACAAGCGCATCGTGAAGGCGATCGACGCGGCGCTGCCGTGA
- a CDS encoding DUF6274 family protein, producing the protein MGASARHETRALLRAHLSAASSYRHLTRHCPICHRLLRLALDSAPRPAAPAAPAEDECAADAPSHEPGPNALSL; encoded by the coding sequence ATGGGGGCATCGGCCAGGCACGAGACGAGGGCGCTGCTCCGCGCGCACCTGTCGGCCGCGTCGTCGTACCGGCACCTGACCCGTCACTGTCCGATCTGCCATCGCCTGCTGCGGCTGGCGCTGGACTCGGCACCGCGCCCCGCCGCGCCCGCCGCGCCCGCCGAGGACGAGTGCGCCGCCGACGCCCCGTCACACGAGCCCGGCCCCAACGCCCTTTCCCTCTAG